One Nostocoides sp. HKS02 genomic window carries:
- a CDS encoding AlpA family transcriptional regulator, protein MDVAYFLAVPVQTVYSWRGQGRGPKGRLVGRRLRYRPEDVREWVAALSTDVA, encoded by the coding sequence ATGGACGTCGCCTACTTCCTCGCCGTTCCCGTGCAGACCGTCTACTCCTGGCGAGGTCAAGGACGGGGTCCGAAGGGCCGGCTCGTCGGTCGGCGCCTCCGATACCGACCAGAAGACGTTCGAGAGTGGGTCGCAGCGCTGTCGACGGACGTCGCATGA
- a CDS encoding site-specific integrase, giving the protein MRRLGLGEFGEVRYTVRYGRPVAMVNYRDFNGVRHRLQASGRTKAEARRAVVRAVENTIASGSDGEFSSTSTVEAGARAWLDDFAELVARGARSPSTLDLYRDAIERHLIPAIGGLRIGELTTARVDRFLRSILRSKGYATAKLTRTVLSGVCGYLSRQGALQFNPVRDAGRLEADRDRTPRALTPVEVRHWLALLDASEEAQRNDLPTLARFILATGLRIGEALAVRWSDIDFDHGLLNVQRTLLRLKGKGIVESAPKSKASIRVLVLPGWCLTMLKTRRQQLGAFDGPIFPDAKGGYRDKSNVGAAFRRARTGTPFEWVKPHTYRKTVATILDNQGASARMIADQLGHARVSMTQDVYMGRRAVHHSVAAALESANPDVSRPQVAGGDADPK; this is encoded by the coding sequence ATGAGACGCCTCGGCCTCGGCGAATTTGGGGAGGTCCGCTACACGGTGAGATACGGCCGGCCGGTAGCAATGGTTAACTACCGTGACTTCAACGGCGTCAGGCACCGACTCCAGGCATCCGGTCGCACCAAGGCGGAGGCTCGCCGTGCAGTGGTCCGGGCAGTCGAGAACACGATCGCCAGCGGCTCGGATGGCGAGTTCTCCTCCACCTCCACCGTCGAGGCAGGCGCGCGGGCGTGGCTCGACGACTTCGCGGAACTGGTAGCTCGGGGGGCGCGGTCACCCTCGACGCTTGACCTTTATCGCGATGCCATCGAGCGACATCTGATCCCGGCGATTGGAGGGTTAAGGATCGGTGAGTTGACCACTGCCCGCGTCGACCGATTTCTTCGATCCATCCTGCGCTCGAAGGGGTACGCGACGGCCAAGCTCACCCGAACCGTGCTTTCCGGCGTCTGCGGATACCTTTCCCGACAGGGAGCGCTGCAGTTCAATCCCGTCAGGGACGCCGGCCGCCTCGAAGCCGACCGCGACCGAACTCCTCGGGCCCTGACCCCGGTCGAGGTTCGCCACTGGCTAGCCCTGCTCGACGCCAGCGAGGAAGCCCAGCGGAACGACCTCCCCACACTGGCACGATTCATCCTCGCCACGGGACTGCGCATCGGCGAAGCCTTGGCGGTGCGCTGGTCTGACATCGACTTCGACCATGGTTTGCTCAATGTGCAGCGGACCCTCCTACGACTCAAGGGCAAGGGCATCGTCGAATCGGCGCCCAAGTCGAAGGCCTCGATCCGGGTGCTCGTCCTGCCCGGCTGGTGTCTGACGATGCTCAAGACCCGACGCCAACAGCTCGGAGCCTTCGATGGCCCCATCTTCCCCGATGCCAAGGGCGGCTACCGGGACAAGAGCAACGTCGGTGCCGCCTTCCGCCGGGCCCGAACCGGAACACCGTTCGAGTGGGTCAAGCCGCACACCTACCGCAAGACGGTCGCGACAATCCTAGACAACCAAGGCGCCAGCGCCCGCATGATCGCCGACCAGCTCGGCCATGCCCGAGTCTCGATGACCCAGGACGTCTATATGGGTCGACGGGCCGTGCACCATTCGGTTGCCGCCGCACTCGAATCTGCCAACCCCGACGTCAGCCGCCCGCAAGTCGCCGGCGGAGATGCAGATCCGAAGTGA
- a CDS encoding TOPRIM nucleotidyl transferase/hydrolase domain-containing protein gives MTTTPRAIVLVEGHSDRVALLTLARRAGRDLAGEGVQVLPMGGITNVRAFVSRLGPDGLGVPLVGLYDGAEEAQLRRGLAAAGLVEALDPDGPSHLGFYRCSADLEDELIRALGVERVEEVIAAAGDERSLRLLTGMPAQRGWTREAVLRRFLGVRSGRKARYAALLVDALEPACVPEPLAAVLARV, from the coding sequence GTGACCACCACCCCGCGCGCCATCGTGCTGGTCGAGGGTCACAGCGACCGGGTCGCCCTGCTGACGTTGGCGCGGCGAGCCGGGCGGGACCTGGCCGGGGAAGGTGTTCAGGTGCTGCCAATGGGCGGCATCACCAACGTGCGCGCATTCGTGTCGCGACTTGGGCCGGACGGGCTCGGCGTCCCGCTCGTCGGGCTCTACGACGGTGCCGAGGAGGCCCAGCTTCGGCGCGGGCTGGCGGCGGCCGGTCTGGTCGAGGCACTCGACCCTGACGGACCATCCCATCTGGGCTTCTACCGGTGTTCAGCGGACCTCGAGGACGAGCTCATCCGGGCCCTCGGCGTCGAGCGCGTCGAGGAGGTCATCGCCGCCGCGGGGGATGAGCGTTCGCTTCGTCTCCTCACCGGCATGCCCGCCCAGCGAGGGTGGACGCGCGAGGCGGTGCTCCGGCGTTTCCTCGGCGTGAGGTCCGGTCGCAAGGCCCGGTATGCCGCGCTGCTGGTCGACGCCTTGGAGCCCGCCTGCGTCCCTGAGCCGTTGGCGGCCGTGCTGGCGCGCGTCTGA
- a CDS encoding nitroreductase family deazaflavin-dependent oxidoreductase, which translates to MPSLTDRLTHTTIAAHGKVYARTGGRIGHRLLGVPCLLLHTVGAKSGLPRINSLTYAMDGPAYVVVASAGGGPKSPGWYHNLRANPQVVAQVGTRRVPVTSRVVMPGEHDYERLWRLVNDQNKQRYAAYQRLTSRPIPVVVLSPS; encoded by the coding sequence ATGCCCTCTCTCACCGATCGGCTCACCCACACCACCATCGCCGCGCACGGGAAGGTCTATGCGCGGACCGGTGGCCGCATCGGTCACCGACTGCTCGGCGTGCCGTGCCTGCTCCTGCACACGGTCGGCGCGAAGTCCGGCCTCCCACGCATCAACTCGCTGACCTACGCGATGGATGGCCCCGCCTACGTCGTCGTGGCCTCCGCCGGCGGTGGGCCCAAGAGCCCCGGCTGGTACCACAACCTGCGCGCGAACCCGCAGGTCGTGGCACAGGTCGGCACCCGCCGGGTGCCGGTCACCTCGCGCGTGGTCATGCCGGGCGAGCACGACTACGAGCGCCTCTGGCGCCTCGTCAACGACCAGAACAAGCAGCGGTATGCCGCGTACCAGCGCCTGACGTCCCGCCCGATACCGGTCGTGGTGCTTTCGCCCAGCTGA
- a CDS encoding nuclear transport factor 2 family protein: protein MGRDPHETLGEYFAAIGALDAHRVAQIFAASGEIEDPVGSPVRGGRHDIQAYWEQGLLSAVSRVDITVLAALTANRSIAAHWRMEAVSKTGIEATAEGIDVLHLDPDGLIRRAEGYWDQQGFRTRLSGG, encoded by the coding sequence ATGGGTCGCGATCCGCACGAGACGCTCGGCGAGTACTTCGCCGCGATCGGCGCCCTGGACGCGCACCGGGTAGCCCAGATCTTCGCCGCGAGCGGCGAGATCGAGGACCCCGTCGGCAGCCCCGTGCGCGGCGGTCGTCATGACATCCAGGCGTACTGGGAGCAAGGCCTGCTCAGCGCAGTGTCGCGCGTCGACATCACTGTCCTGGCGGCGCTGACCGCGAACCGTTCCATCGCCGCACACTGGCGGATGGAGGCAGTGAGCAAGACCGGCATCGAGGCGACCGCCGAAGGCATCGACGTGCTCCACCTCGACCCTGACGGGCTGATCCGGCGCGCCGAGGGTTACTGGGACCAACAGGGCTTTCGGACCCGGCTCTCCGGCGGCTGA
- a CDS encoding class I SAM-dependent methyltransferase → MTERAASSTAVLVCQGRAAADGRYAVGRFSDPIAADLLDSSERLVVDRVRAAEPPTEPPTEPPTEPPTEGTDRVAHEMVRRVAVTMVPRTIAIDDAIRGSGAEQLVILGAGLDARAWRMLELAEVTVFEVDHPASQRDKQRRVGALAPRAGRVAWVAVDLSKEPLAAGLEAAGFDRQVRTTWVWEGVVPYLTPAEVRATTAQVAALSAAGSRLVVNYQLKSLPTTVMRAAMRLILRVSRHPDPMAGEPWRSQWRPDGIRNLLSDNEFDTVWDSDLLTLSAGLELPSDNNGSLRNGRVALAVRR, encoded by the coding sequence GTGACCGAGCGTGCTGCCAGCTCGACGGCTGTCCTCGTGTGTCAGGGCCGCGCCGCCGCCGATGGCCGGTATGCCGTGGGGCGCTTCTCGGACCCGATCGCCGCGGACTTGCTCGACTCGAGCGAGCGCCTGGTGGTCGATCGCGTCCGAGCGGCGGAGCCGCCGACCGAGCCGCCCACTGAGCCGCCCACGGAGCCGCCCACGGAGGGGACCGACCGGGTGGCACACGAGATGGTGCGTCGAGTCGCGGTGACCATGGTCCCGCGCACCATCGCGATCGACGACGCGATCCGCGGCAGCGGTGCCGAGCAGCTGGTGATCCTGGGCGCTGGCCTCGATGCGCGGGCCTGGCGCATGCTCGAGCTGGCCGAGGTGACCGTCTTCGAGGTCGACCACCCGGCGTCACAACGAGACAAGCAGCGGCGGGTGGGTGCTCTCGCGCCGAGGGCCGGCAGGGTCGCCTGGGTGGCCGTCGACCTCAGCAAGGAACCCCTCGCCGCCGGCCTCGAAGCTGCTGGCTTCGACCGGCAGGTCCGGACGACGTGGGTGTGGGAGGGTGTCGTGCCCTACCTGACGCCCGCCGAGGTGCGCGCGACGACCGCCCAGGTCGCCGCTCTTTCGGCGGCGGGCAGCCGGCTCGTCGTCAACTACCAGCTGAAGTCACTGCCGACCACCGTCATGCGTGCGGCGATGCGACTCATCCTGCGGGTCTCGCGGCACCCAGACCCGATGGCAGGTGAGCCGTGGCGTTCTCAGTGGCGTCCAGACGGCATACGAAACCTGTTGAGCGACAACGAGTTTGACACGGTATGGGACAGCGACCTCCTGACCCTCTCAGCAGGGCTGGAACTGCCGTCAGACAACAACGGGTCGCTGCGCAACGGTCGGGTGGCGCTCGCCGTCCGGCGTTGA
- a CDS encoding iron chaperone: MSAQNTATETDGFTAQERAAMKQRAAELRAEGKKGAKRADGLQDLLDKIAAMAPEDRALAERVHVTVTATAPELTPKTWYGMPSYANEEGKVVLFFQDSGKFNYRYSTLGFQDAANLDDGDLWPVSFALAQWSPAVEKKVIELVRAAIS; encoded by the coding sequence ATGTCTGCACAGAACACGGCGACCGAGACCGATGGCTTCACCGCCCAGGAGCGCGCCGCCATGAAGCAGCGCGCCGCCGAGCTGCGCGCCGAAGGCAAGAAGGGCGCCAAGAGGGCCGACGGCCTTCAGGACCTCCTCGACAAGATCGCTGCGATGGCGCCGGAGGATCGCGCCCTGGCTGAGCGCGTCCACGTGACCGTCACGGCGACGGCTCCGGAGCTGACACCGAAGACCTGGTACGGCATGCCCTCCTACGCCAACGAAGAGGGCAAGGTCGTCCTGTTCTTCCAGGACTCGGGCAAGTTCAACTACCGGTACTCGACGCTGGGCTTCCAGGATGCCGCGAACCTCGACGACGGCGACCTGTGGCCGGTGTCGTTCGCACTCGCCCAGTGGAGCCCCGCCGTGGAGAAGAAGGTCATCGAGCTGGTGCGAGCGGCGATTTCCTGA
- a CDS encoding STAS domain-containing protein gives MSWVNHLSDARGPSPLRATHADHGPVWVVDLLGEADLATWDILQEELDRAARMDRDKVVLDLSRLRFCDVHCAQLILAAGATTRLAIAGASGPVRRVFEVLDPAQRMPRYLGMAEATAVP, from the coding sequence ATGAGTTGGGTCAATCACCTGTCGGACGCCCGTGGGCCCAGCCCACTGCGGGCCACCCACGCGGACCACGGGCCGGTCTGGGTGGTGGACCTTCTCGGCGAGGCCGATCTCGCAACCTGGGACATCCTCCAGGAGGAGCTGGACCGTGCTGCGCGGATGGATCGGGACAAGGTCGTCCTCGACCTCAGCCGGCTGAGGTTCTGCGATGTCCACTGCGCCCAGCTGATCCTCGCGGCCGGCGCGACGACCAGGCTCGCCATCGCCGGGGCGAGCGGTCCGGTCCGCCGCGTGTTCGAGGTGCTCGACCCCGCCCAACGTATGCCGCGTTACCTCGGAATGGCTGAAGCGACAGCCGTGCCCTGA
- a CDS encoding GAF and ANTAR domain-containing protein codes for MSDTEERLRRLLAFVDAEPTDAADDGLAGRLDRICRTAVRRVPADGAGITIMNNDGRPAGTIAASSARFRRFEEVQFTVGEGPCVEAYAARSPILEADMVGSGMRRWPAYAAAVCAEGVNAVFALPIQIGAARLGVLDLYRFEAAPLAPEALADALGLARICLDTLLGADVARSGGDLADGLGAAFALSSEAYQAQGAIMVQLGISLADAMVRLRAHAYATDRPIMDVARDVLDGTIAFAGDDL; via the coding sequence ATGAGCGACACGGAGGAGCGCCTGCGCCGGCTGCTCGCGTTCGTCGACGCGGAGCCGACGGACGCCGCCGACGACGGGCTCGCGGGTCGGCTCGACCGCATCTGCCGGACGGCGGTGCGGCGCGTGCCCGCTGACGGCGCTGGCATCACCATCATGAACAACGACGGTCGCCCCGCTGGCACCATCGCCGCGTCCAGCGCACGGTTCCGCCGCTTCGAGGAAGTCCAGTTCACGGTGGGCGAAGGTCCCTGTGTCGAGGCGTATGCCGCGCGCAGCCCGATCCTCGAAGCCGACATGGTGGGCAGCGGCATGCGTCGCTGGCCCGCGTATGCCGCGGCCGTCTGTGCGGAAGGCGTGAACGCGGTGTTCGCCCTCCCCATCCAGATCGGGGCGGCTCGGCTCGGTGTGCTCGACCTGTACCGGTTCGAGGCTGCCCCGCTCGCGCCGGAGGCGTTGGCCGACGCCCTGGGTCTGGCCCGGATCTGCCTCGACACGCTCCTCGGTGCGGACGTCGCCCGGTCCGGGGGCGATCTGGCCGACGGTCTGGGCGCCGCTTTCGCACTCAGCTCGGAGGCGTACCAGGCGCAGGGCGCCATCATGGTGCAGCTGGGAATTTCTCTCGCGGACGCGATGGTGCGTCTTCGGGCCCATGCCTATGCGACCGACCGACCGATCATGGACGTCGCACGCGACGTTCTCGACGGTACGATTGCCTTTGCAGGGGATGACCTGTGA
- a CDS encoding GAF and ANTAR domain-containing protein, whose protein sequence is MFQVQREEGPCQDCFREGRPVSHPDLGQAGDRWPLFAPQAVAAGFRSVHAFPLRHNQTIIGALNLFDTTPQQFTDSDTNVLQALADVATIGILQERAIRRGEVLTEQLQRALNSRITIEQAKGALAQIHSTHPDAAFDMLRNYSRQHHYRLSDVAVAVLHDPASHPILTTPAPSAP, encoded by the coding sequence TTGTTCCAGGTCCAGCGCGAGGAAGGTCCGTGCCAGGACTGCTTCCGGGAGGGTCGCCCGGTGTCACACCCCGACCTGGGGCAGGCCGGTGACCGGTGGCCATTGTTCGCCCCGCAGGCCGTTGCGGCCGGGTTCAGATCCGTCCACGCCTTTCCGCTGCGCCACAACCAGACCATCATCGGGGCCCTCAACCTGTTCGACACGACGCCCCAGCAGTTCACCGACTCTGACACCAACGTCCTGCAGGCCCTCGCCGACGTGGCCACGATCGGCATCCTTCAGGAGCGCGCGATCCGACGTGGCGAGGTGCTGACCGAGCAGCTCCAGCGCGCCCTCAACAGCAGGATCACCATCGAACAGGCCAAGGGCGCCCTGGCGCAGATCCACTCGACCCACCCCGATGCCGCCTTCGACATGCTGCGCAACTACAGCCGGCAGCACCACTACCGCCTGAGCGACGTTGCGGTGGCGGTTCTGCACGACCCGGCCAGCCACCCCATCCTGACCACGCCGGCTCCCAGCGCCCCCTAG
- a CDS encoding class F sortase, translating into MSGRSGQLVRRGSVVVAAVGAALVVAAALAGQGRPAPSDFGSTGALAPPPATVAPPAVVPSSAPSATVAPTAVAPAAPVRVDIPALGVRAVVLPVHAVEGVLGVPADPQQLGWWADGARVGAVTGTVAIDGHVDSAATGAGALFHLTDLRPGAVVRVTTTSGQVRSYVVTARRSFLKRQGLPPDLFRADGPPRLVLITCGGPFDATARSYLDNVVVFAVPV; encoded by the coding sequence GTGTCAGGCCGGTCTGGCCAGCTGGTGCGGCGCGGATCGGTCGTGGTCGCGGCCGTCGGGGCCGCCCTCGTCGTCGCGGCTGCGCTGGCAGGGCAGGGTCGACCCGCGCCGTCCGACTTCGGCTCCACTGGGGCCCTCGCACCACCGCCAGCCACGGTCGCACCTCCTGCGGTCGTGCCATCCTCGGCCCCCTCAGCGACGGTCGCGCCGACCGCAGTCGCACCGGCTGCTCCGGTTCGGGTCGACATCCCGGCGCTGGGCGTCCGGGCCGTGGTGCTGCCCGTGCACGCGGTCGAGGGTGTGCTCGGCGTGCCGGCTGATCCGCAGCAGCTGGGCTGGTGGGCGGACGGCGCGCGGGTGGGTGCTGTCACGGGAACGGTCGCCATCGACGGTCACGTCGACTCCGCCGCAACCGGCGCCGGGGCACTGTTCCACCTCACCGACCTGCGGCCCGGTGCAGTGGTCCGGGTGACCACGACCTCAGGTCAGGTCCGGTCTTACGTCGTCACCGCCCGGCGGAGCTTCCTCAAGCGCCAAGGTTTGCCGCCTGATCTCTTCCGCGCGGACGGCCCGCCGCGACTGGTTCTCATCACCTGCGGCGGCCCGTTCGATGCGACGGCCCGCAGCTACCTCGACAACGTCGTCGTCTTCGCTGTGCCCGTCTGA
- a CDS encoding PPOX class F420-dependent oxidoreductase: MAEFTEAERAYLSQQRLARVATVGADGIPHVTPVGMWRLSADASHVDITGRDFSASKKWRDVAATGHAALVVDDLASTDPWRPRGVEIRGTAEALTDPEESIRLHPTRIISWGLDDSP, from the coding sequence ATGGCAGAGTTCACCGAGGCTGAGCGGGCCTACCTCAGTCAGCAACGCCTCGCCCGGGTGGCCACCGTCGGCGCCGACGGCATACCGCACGTGACACCGGTCGGCATGTGGCGCCTCTCGGCGGACGCCAGCCACGTCGACATCACAGGCCGGGACTTCTCGGCCAGCAAGAAGTGGCGCGATGTGGCTGCGACGGGACACGCCGCGCTCGTCGTCGACGACCTCGCCTCCACCGACCCGTGGCGACCCCGAGGTGTGGAGATCCGCGGTACGGCAGAGGCACTCACCGACCCCGAGGAGAGCATCCGCCTCCACCCGACCCGAATCATCAGCTGGGGCCTCGACGACAGCCCGTGA
- a CDS encoding DUF47 domain-containing protein produces the protein MGFRLTPQENSFYDLFATSARHLIEGSRELTKILGAGVGERESIAERMREIEHDADEATHAIIRKVNSSFITPFDREDIHGLASALDDCMDLMDATVDLIVLYRIGDLPAGVSDQVEVLSRMSELTADAMPRLRSMKDLSEYWIEINRLENQADQVYRRLLAGLFNGEFGTDAITIMKLKEVIEELEAAADAFEAVAHKVESIAVKES, from the coding sequence GTGGGCTTTCGCCTCACCCCCCAGGAGAACAGCTTCTACGACCTCTTCGCGACGTCGGCACGGCACCTCATCGAGGGCTCGCGCGAGCTGACGAAGATCCTCGGAGCAGGCGTGGGTGAGCGGGAGTCCATCGCCGAACGCATGCGCGAGATCGAGCACGACGCCGACGAGGCGACCCACGCGATCATCCGCAAGGTCAACAGCTCGTTCATCACGCCGTTCGACCGTGAGGACATCCACGGCCTGGCGTCGGCGCTCGACGACTGCATGGACCTCATGGACGCGACCGTCGACCTCATCGTGCTCTATCGCATCGGGGACCTCCCGGCTGGCGTCTCCGACCAGGTCGAGGTGCTCTCGCGCATGTCCGAGCTCACCGCCGATGCGATGCCGCGACTGCGCTCGATGAAGGACCTGTCCGAGTACTGGATCGAGATCAACCGCCTCGAGAACCAGGCCGACCAGGTCTACCGCCGGTTGCTGGCTGGGCTGTTCAACGGCGAGTTCGGCACCGACGCCATCACGATCATGAAGCTCAAGGAGGTCATCGAGGAGCTCGAGGCCGCCGCGGATGCCTTCGAGGCGGTCGCTCACAAGGTCGAGAGCATCGCGGTCAAGGAGTCCTGA
- a CDS encoding inorganic phosphate transporter, with product MDWLPIAVVIALAMGFNYTNGFHDAANAIATSVSTRALTPRVALGMAAVANLVGGLIVWKFGQVATTVGKGIIAAPQGSEGLAICAAALIGAIGWNLLTWWYGLPSSSSHALIGGLGGAALAAGAAVKWAGVFDKVIIPMVLSPIAGILGGYVVMAAILWVFRGAHPGKVSRGFRYAQSISAAAMAVGHGFQDAAKTAGVVLLALTVGGHYTSDKAPLWVLVLSAVVISLGTYAGGWRIMRTLGRRIIHLDPPHGFAAESTAAAILYVAGIGYGAPISTTHTITSAIMGVGATKRLSAVRWGVAGNIVGAWVLTFPGAGLVAAATFWVIHLFL from the coding sequence ATGGACTGGCTCCCGATCGCAGTCGTCATCGCCCTGGCGATGGGCTTCAACTACACCAACGGTTTTCACGACGCCGCCAACGCGATCGCCACCTCGGTCTCGACCCGCGCCCTGACGCCTCGCGTCGCGTTGGGCATGGCCGCTGTCGCCAACCTCGTGGGCGGTCTCATCGTCTGGAAGTTCGGTCAGGTGGCCACGACGGTCGGCAAGGGCATCATCGCTGCGCCACAAGGTAGCGAGGGGCTGGCCATCTGTGCCGCGGCCTTGATCGGCGCGATCGGCTGGAACCTGCTCACCTGGTGGTACGGCCTGCCGTCGTCGTCGTCGCACGCCCTGATCGGGGGCCTCGGTGGCGCCGCGTTGGCGGCCGGTGCCGCGGTGAAGTGGGCGGGCGTGTTCGACAAAGTCATCATCCCGATGGTCCTGTCGCCGATCGCGGGCATCCTGGGCGGCTACGTCGTCATGGCCGCCATCCTCTGGGTGTTCAGGGGCGCCCACCCCGGCAAGGTGTCGCGCGGCTTTCGTTACGCTCAGTCGATCTCTGCAGCCGCCATGGCCGTCGGGCACGGGTTCCAGGATGCCGCCAAGACCGCGGGCGTGGTGCTGCTCGCGCTGACGGTGGGCGGGCACTACACGAGCGACAAGGCTCCGCTCTGGGTGCTCGTCCTGTCGGCGGTGGTGATCTCCCTGGGCACGTATGCCGGTGGTTGGCGCATCATGCGCACGCTCGGCCGCCGGATCATCCACCTGGACCCACCGCACGGCTTCGCGGCCGAGAGCACGGCGGCCGCGATCCTCTACGTAGCCGGCATCGGCTATGGCGCGCCGATCTCGACCACGCACACCATCACCTCGGCGATCATGGGCGTCGGCGCGACCAAGCGCCTGTCGGCCGTGCGCTGGGGTGTTGCCGGGAACATCGTCGGCGCGTGGGTGCTGACCTTCCCGGGCGCTGGTCTGGTGGCCGCCGCGACGTTCTGGGTAATCCACCTCTTCCTCTGA
- the pstB gene encoding phosphate ABC transporter ATP-binding protein PstB has product MAKRIDVSDLNVYYGAFKAVEGVTMTVEPRSVTAFIGPSGCGKSTFLRTLNRMHEVIPGGRVEGKVMLDDQDLYAAGVDPVAVRRTVGMVFQRPNPFPTMSIYDNVAAGLKLNGVKGKKRLDEVVERSLKGANLWTEVKDRLNKPGAGLSGGQQQRLCIARAIAVEPQVLLMDEPCSALDPISTLAIEDLISELKSKYTIVIVTHNMQQAARVSDRTAFFNLAATGKPGQLVEIDDTQRIFNNPSVKATEDYISGRFG; this is encoded by the coding sequence ATGGCCAAGCGAATCGACGTCAGCGACCTGAACGTCTACTACGGCGCGTTCAAGGCCGTCGAGGGCGTGACGATGACGGTGGAACCCCGCTCGGTGACCGCCTTCATCGGCCCCTCCGGCTGCGGCAAGTCGACGTTCCTGCGGACCCTGAACCGCATGCACGAGGTGATCCCCGGTGGGCGCGTCGAGGGCAAGGTCATGCTCGACGACCAGGACCTGTATGCCGCCGGCGTCGACCCCGTGGCCGTGCGCCGGACCGTGGGCATGGTGTTCCAGCGACCGAACCCGTTCCCGACGATGTCCATCTACGACAACGTCGCGGCGGGGCTCAAGCTCAACGGCGTCAAGGGCAAGAAGCGGCTCGACGAGGTGGTCGAGAGGTCCCTCAAGGGCGCGAACCTGTGGACCGAGGTCAAGGACCGGCTGAACAAGCCCGGGGCCGGTCTGTCGGGCGGCCAGCAGCAGCGCCTGTGCATCGCCCGAGCGATTGCCGTCGAGCCGCAGGTGCTGCTCATGGACGAGCCCTGCTCTGCGCTCGACCCGATCTCGACCCTCGCGATCGAGGACCTGATCAGCGAGCTGAAGAGCAAGTACACGATCGTCATCGTCACCCACAACATGCAGCAGGCGGCCCGGGTGTCTGACCGCACGGCGTTCTTCAACCTCGCCGCCACGGGCAAGCCCGGTCAGCTGGTCGAGATCGACGACACCCAGCGGATCTTCAACAACCCGTCCGTGAAGGCCACCGAGGACTACATCTCCGGCCGCTTCGGCTGA
- the pstA gene encoding phosphate ABC transporter permease PstA encodes MSAIDTTGPARGAAPQSATPSPALGHPARAREVKDVLARVIVWCAFLLALAPLVWILWTVVSQGYHLLLQASWWLNSQKGITARHEGGGAVHAIQGTLIQGLATSVISVPIGVMTAIYLVEYGRGRLARAVSFMVDILTGIPSIVAGLFIYAVWVTTFHFQRVGFAVCLSLVLLMIPVIVRSTEEMLKLVPNELREASYALGVPKWKTIVRVVLPTAFSGIITGILLGLARVMGETAPLLILGPYTKSIATDLFSGLMPTLPTMINQDRTESLQPAVDRVWAAALTLILLVLLLNLAGRLIARFGSVKK; translated from the coding sequence ATGAGCGCCATCGACACGACCGGGCCCGCCCGAGGCGCCGCGCCACAGAGCGCGACCCCCTCGCCCGCCCTCGGCCACCCGGCTCGGGCGCGAGAGGTCAAGGACGTCCTCGCCCGGGTCATCGTCTGGTGCGCGTTCCTGCTGGCGCTCGCGCCGCTCGTCTGGATCCTGTGGACGGTCGTCTCGCAGGGCTACCACCTGCTGCTGCAGGCCTCGTGGTGGCTGAACTCCCAGAAGGGCATCACGGCCCGGCACGAGGGCGGCGGCGCCGTCCACGCCATCCAGGGCACCCTGATCCAGGGGCTCGCCACGTCCGTCATCTCGGTGCCGATCGGCGTGATGACCGCGATCTACCTCGTCGAGTACGGCCGGGGGCGACTCGCCCGCGCCGTCTCGTTCATGGTCGACATCCTCACCGGCATCCCCTCGATCGTGGCGGGACTGTTCATCTACGCCGTGTGGGTGACGACGTTCCACTTCCAGCGGGTCGGCTTCGCGGTGTGCCTCTCGCTCGTGCTGCTCATGATCCCGGTGATCGTGCGCTCCACCGAGGAGATGCTCAAGCTGGTGCCCAACGAGCTGCGCGAGGCGTCGTACGCGCTCGGCGTGCCCAAGTGGAAGACGATCGTCCGCGTGGTGCTGCCGACCGCGTTCTCGGGCATCATCACCGGCATCCTGCTCGGTCTCGCCCGAGTCATGGGTGAGACCGCGCCGCTGCTGATCCTCGGCCCCTACACCAAGTCGATCGCGACCGACCTGTTCAGCGGGCTGATGCCGACGCTGCCCACCATGATCAACCAGGACCGCACCGAGAGCCTTCAGCCGGCCGTCGACCGCGTCTGGGCTGCCGCGCTCACGCTGATCCTCCTGGTGCTCCTGCTCAACCTGGCCGGCCGCCTCATCGCGCGCTTCGGCTCCGTCAAGAAGTAA